Below is a genomic region from Paraburkholderia sp. BL23I1N1.
AGGCGACACTCGCCAAAGACCGCGCGTCACTTGCTCAGGCGCGCGCCGATCTTGCCCGCTTCACGCAGTTGAACGAGCGCAAGTCGATCGCCCAGCAGACCTTCGAGGATCAGAAATTCCTCGTGCAGCAGGACGAGGCCGCGGTCCAGTCCGATCTCGCCAACATCGCCCAGTTCGACCTCGACCTGGCCTATTGCCGCATCACCGCGCCGGTCTCCGGCAAAGTCGGCCTTCGCCTCGTCGACCCGGGTAACTACGTGACGGCGTCATCGTCGACGGGGATCGTCGTCATCACCACCGTCAAGCCGACTACCGTGCAATTCACGGTGCCACAGGACGCGCTGGCCTCCATCGTGCAGCGCGTGAATGGCGGCGCTACGTTGCCCGTCACCGCCTATTCCAGCGACAACGCGCGCGAAATTGCCACCGGCGCGCTCTACGCAGTCAGCAACCAGATGGCCACGGCGACCGGCACCGTCTCCTTACGCGCCACTTTCGCCAACGAGAACGAAGCGCTGTTCCCCAACGAGTTCGTCAACGTCAAGTTGCTGGTCGATACGATGCAGAATGCCGTGCTGGTGCCGACCCCCGCCGTGCAAACCGGCGCGCCGGGCGACTTCGTCTATCTGGTCAACGCGGACAACACCGTCTCCGTCCACAAGGTCAAGCTCGGCCCGAGCGACGGCAAGAACACGGTCATCCTGTCCGGCCTCTCTCAAGGCAATCAGGTGGTCACGGACGGCACGGACCGCCTGAACGACGGCGCCAAAATCCAGGCGGCCAAGCCGAAGGGCGCGGGGGCCGGCGCATCGGCCAGCGGCGCCGCCGCGGAGCCTGCCGCCTCCGAACCCGCTGCTGCCCCCGCGGCAAAGTCGTCGGCACCGGCTGCGGCCCATGCTGCTTCGTCGTAGCAGGCTCGCGCGCCGATGAATATTTCCCGCCTGTTTATTCTTCGACCGGTAGCCACGCTGCTGCTGATGATCGCCCTCGTGCTGGTGGGCCTCGTCGCCATGCGCGTGCTGCCGGTTTCGTCGCTGCCCAGCGTCGACTATCCGACCATCCAGGTGCAGACGTTCTATCCGGGCGCGAGCCCGGACGTGATGGCCACCACGGTCACGGCGCCGCTCGAAGTGCAGTTGGGCGAGATCCCCGGCTTGCAACAGATGACGTCGTATAGCTCGGACGGCGCGTCGGTCATCACGCTGCAGTTCGATCTGTCGCTGAACCTCGACATCGCCGAGCAGAACGTCCAGCAGGCCATCAACGCCTCCAACAGCTACCTGCCCTCCGGCCTGCCGGCGCCGCCGACGTATGCCAAGGTCAATCCGGCCGACCAGCCGATCCTGACGCTCGCGGTCACATCGAAGTCGATGTCGCTGACCCAGCTTGAAGACATCGCCAACAACCGTCTCGGCACCAAGATTTCCGAAGTGTCGGGCGTGGGTGTGGTCACGACGAGCGGCGGCAATGTGCCGGCCATCCGCGTCGAAGCGGACCCGCACAAGCTGGCCGCCTACGGCCTGAACATCGACGATCTGCGAACGCTGCTCAGCTATGTCAACGTCAGCCAGCCGAAGGGCAATTTCGACGGCCCGGACCTCGATTACACGATCAACGGCAACGATCAGATCACCGATCCAAAGGACTATCTGGACACGGTGATCGCCTACAAGGACGGCGCCCCGGTGTTCATGCGCGACGTGGCGCGCGTGAGCCAGGCCGCCCAGGACGTCGAGCGCGGCGCCTGGTACAACGGCTCGCCGGCCATCGTGCTCAACGTGCAGCGGCAACCGGGCGCGAACGTGATCGCGACCGTCAACCAGATCATGAAGCAACTGCCGCAGCTCGAATCCACGCTGCCGGCCGGCATGAACGTGACCGTGGTGTCGGACAGCACGGGCGTGATCCGCTCGTCGGTCTCCGACGCGGCGCTCGAACTGATTCTCGCCATCGTGCTGGTGGTGGCGGTGATCTTCGTGTTCCTGCGCAACGTGCCCGCCACGCTCATTCCGAGCATATCGGTGCCGGTGTCGCTGATCGGCACCCTGGCGGTGATGTACCAGCTGAACTACTCGATCGACAACCTCTCGCTGATGGCGCTCATCATCGCCACCGGCTTCGTGGTCGACGACTCGATCGTGATGATCGAGAACATCGTGCGTTATCTGGAGGAAGGCAAGACACCGCTCGAAGCCGCGCTGGAAGGCGCGGGGCAAATCGGCTTCACGATTCTGTCGCTGACCATCTCGCTGATTGCCGTGCTGATTCCGCTGCTCTTCATGGGCGGTGTGATCGGGCGTCTGTTCAGCGAATTCGCGGTAACGCTTGCCGTCACCATCGTGATCTCCGCGATCGTGTCGCTGACCGTGGTGCCGATGCTCTGCGCGCGCATGTTGCGCGCGCAGGCCGAACGTCATCCGAGTCGCTTTGAGCGGATCAGCGAGGGCCTGTTCAACAAAACGCTCGCCGCCTATGAACGCGGCCTGCGCTCGGTGCTGGATCACCAGGTGCTGACGCTCGTGGTGGCCGTCGGCACGGTCGTGCTGACCGGCATCCTGTACGTGGTGATTCCGAAAGGCCTCTTTCCGGTGCAGGACGTCGGCGTGATCGAGGGGATCAGCGTGGCCGACAACTCGGTATCGTACGCCGCGATGGTCAATCGCCAGGGCGCGCTCGCCGATGCGATCCTGAAGGACCCGGATGTCACCT
It encodes:
- a CDS encoding efflux RND transporter periplasmic adaptor subunit, which translates into the protein MSEAVSKQPKRSRRGLILFAVVVLALIALVVVHLLTQNKPSRDVAPIVVTVASATLGSMPVTLSELGTVTPTATVTVLPQLSGYLTAVGYHEGEEVQKGQFLAQIDPRQYQISKQQAQATLAKDRASLAQARADLARFTQLNERKSIAQQTFEDQKFLVQQDEAAVQSDLANIAQFDLDLAYCRITAPVSGKVGLRLVDPGNYVTASSSTGIVVITTVKPTTVQFTVPQDALASIVQRVNGGATLPVTAYSSDNAREIATGALYAVSNQMATATGTVSLRATFANENEALFPNEFVNVKLLVDTMQNAVLVPTPAVQTGAPGDFVYLVNADNTVSVHKVKLGPSDGKNTVILSGLSQGNQVVTDGTDRLNDGAKIQAAKPKGAGAGASASGAAAEPAASEPAAAPAAKSSAPAAAHAASS
- a CDS encoding efflux RND transporter permease subunit — its product is MNISRLFILRPVATLLLMIALVLVGLVAMRVLPVSSLPSVDYPTIQVQTFYPGASPDVMATTVTAPLEVQLGEIPGLQQMTSYSSDGASVITLQFDLSLNLDIAEQNVQQAINASNSYLPSGLPAPPTYAKVNPADQPILTLAVTSKSMSLTQLEDIANNRLGTKISEVSGVGVVTTSGGNVPAIRVEADPHKLAAYGLNIDDLRTLLSYVNVSQPKGNFDGPDLDYTINGNDQITDPKDYLDTVIAYKDGAPVFMRDVARVSQAAQDVERGAWYNGSPAIVLNVQRQPGANVIATVNQIMKQLPQLESTLPAGMNVTVVSDSTGVIRSSVSDAALELILAIVLVVAVIFVFLRNVPATLIPSISVPVSLIGTLAVMYQLNYSIDNLSLMALIIATGFVVDDSIVMIENIVRYLEEGKTPLEAALEGAGQIGFTILSLTISLIAVLIPLLFMGGVIGRLFSEFAVTLAVTIVISAIVSLTVVPMLCARMLRAQAERHPSRFERISEGLFNKTLAAYERGLRSVLDHQVLTLVVAVGTVVLTGILYVVIPKGLFPVQDVGVIEGISVADNSVSYAAMVNRQGALADAILKDPDVTSLTSYVGIDGTNSTLNNGRFLINLREHDKRSDTAQEIARRLQQEVAHVPGVRLYMQPEQDLTLDTTVSPNQYSFVLRGPSQQAFQKYVPELIARMKQIPSLADVQSDMNTDGLSVNVEVNRQLAARFGITPATIDNALYDALGQRIVSTIFEQSNQYRVILVAKPEALPNVQSIGNLYLPSQTSSTGQVPLSGIAKIQITKSPLVISHLAQFPSVTISFNLAKDASLSTAVKAVHQAEQSVNLPPSITSSLQGAAQAFEDSLSSEVYLLIAALVAVYIVLGVLYESFIHPVTILSTLPSAGIGALLALMIAGSDLDVIGIIGIVLLIGIVKKNAIMMVDFALDAERNHGKAPREAIFEASLLRFRPILMTTLAAMLGALPMLLGTGTGSELRRPLGLAIIGGLTLSQILTLFTTPVIYLFFDRMAERTRRWRNRNKPENSPPGGTENAP